Proteins from a genomic interval of Candidatus Deferrimicrobium borealis:
- a CDS encoding DUF116 domain-containing protein, with translation MRPANGKAGRSPAAGHPCVPVAGKTYSLFGSDLSTEPYYVRVRRLADELLRIVPGEESLLALIRNVDGRKRLLARVARRADGSVLSSILRLLGDVLSQYTTNVRTHLSGLSIRSVTDRRLRTTEEQYHLHMLEIELVNRIHRDRFLRSDFRIALLPHCLRDFRSQCRSVPGDLDSVCAGCSETCFLHRVSAILREAGIHPYIWRNAELSTLIRSLEGRGAFGVLGIACIPELAWGMRACMKRKIPVVGIPLDANRCMRWMGRFEETSVNLERLSELVIAESSWRT, from the coding sequence ATGCGTCCAGCGAATGGGAAGGCAGGGAGGAGCCCGGCTGCCGGTCACCCCTGTGTGCCGGTAGCGGGGAAAACCTACTCGCTGTTTGGAAGCGACCTCTCCACAGAACCGTATTACGTCCGGGTTCGCCGGCTTGCGGATGAACTCCTTCGAATCGTTCCAGGGGAGGAGTCGCTTCTCGCCCTGATCCGGAACGTCGACGGGAGGAAACGGCTTCTTGCGAGGGTGGCCCGACGGGCGGATGGATCGGTCCTTTCCTCGATCCTCCGATTGCTGGGCGATGTCCTTTCCCAATATACGACGAACGTACGAACACACCTGAGCGGGCTGTCGATTCGATCCGTGACGGACCGGAGGCTCCGGACGACCGAAGAGCAGTACCACCTTCACATGCTCGAGATCGAACTCGTGAACCGGATCCACAGGGACCGATTCCTGCGAAGCGATTTCCGGATCGCGCTGCTGCCACACTGTCTCCGGGACTTCCGGAGCCAGTGCCGATCGGTCCCGGGGGATCTCGATTCCGTCTGCGCGGGGTGTTCGGAGACCTGCTTTCTCCACCGCGTCAGCGCAATCCTGCGGGAAGCCGGGATCCACCCCTACATTTGGAGGAACGCGGAGCTTTCAACCCTCATCCGCAGTCTCGAGGGGAGGGGAGCCTTCGGTGTCCTGGGGATCGCCTGCATCCCGGAACTGGCATGGGGGATGCGCGCCTGCATGAAGCGGAAGATCCCGGTGGTCGGAATCCCGCTCGATGCGAACCGGTGCATGCGCTGGATGGGCAGGTTCGAGGAAACCTCCGTCAATCTGGAGCGCCTGAGCGAACTCGTGATTGCGGAATCGTCGTGGCGTACATAG
- a CDS encoding Crp/Fnr family transcriptional regulator: protein MPLPFPSIRELLSGFSEAESGWIHSLCIERRFLRNAEVFRQGDPPDGVCAVKKGFLKIVSISEKGTEQILHILRPGDVFGELILIGKPRPFTAVALTDAIISILPLAVLQDLLASSPVFSRNYLRLLSTRLYELEQTFPALVQAWPHHRLAKELLHLAEDLGDETPEGTRLTLRITHELLSNLIGASRETVTLLIHKFEEIGLLRREGRDLFLNRERLADYLGLEGE, encoded by the coding sequence GTGCCGCTGCCGTTTCCGTCCATACGAGAACTCCTCTCCGGCTTCTCCGAGGCCGAATCGGGGTGGATCCACTCTCTCTGCATCGAGCGCCGATTCCTTCGGAACGCCGAGGTCTTCCGGCAGGGGGACCCGCCCGATGGCGTCTGTGCCGTGAAAAAGGGCTTCTTGAAGATCGTCTCCATTTCCGAAAAAGGGACCGAACAGATCCTGCACATCCTTCGGCCAGGAGACGTATTCGGGGAGCTGATCCTGATCGGAAAGCCTCGTCCGTTCACCGCCGTCGCCCTGACAGACGCCATCATTTCGATCCTCCCCCTGGCGGTCCTCCAGGATCTCCTCGCATCCTCCCCGGTCTTCTCGCGTAACTATCTTCGCCTTCTTTCCACGCGGCTCTACGAACTGGAGCAGACCTTTCCGGCGCTGGTCCAGGCGTGGCCCCACCATCGGCTGGCGAAGGAATTGCTTCATCTGGCGGAGGACCTGGGAGACGAGACCCCCGAGGGCACCCGTCTGACATTGCGCATTACCCACGAACTCCTCTCGAACCTGATCGGCGCCTCGCGGGAGACGGTGACGCTGCTCATCCACAAGTTCGAGGAGATCGGGCTGTTACGCAGGGAGGGACGAGACCTGTTCCTCAACCGTGAGCGACTGGCGGATTACCTCGGGCTCGAAGGCGAATAG
- a CDS encoding protein-L-isoaspartate(D-aspartate) O-methyltransferase — MKIPIPLIAIAAAVLSASLHPASATDDPYLQKRAAMVRDQIEREGVTDPRVLAAMRDVPRHLFVSPSSRAKAYEPYPLPIGEGQTISQPYIVGFMTQILRLKETDRVLEVGTGSGYQAAVAAKLAAEVYSVEILESLAARSRRTLSDLGFRNVVVRQGDGYYGWEEKAPFDAIIVTCAGGHVPPSLLRQLGKGGRMIMPVGGPFMTQNLVFIEKDAQGSITHRNVLPVAFVRLLGH; from the coding sequence ATGAAAATTCCCATCCCACTGATCGCGATCGCCGCCGCCGTCCTGTCAGCGTCGCTCCATCCGGCGTCGGCGACGGACGATCCGTACCTGCAGAAGCGGGCGGCGATGGTGCGCGACCAGATCGAGCGCGAAGGGGTCACCGATCCGCGCGTCTTGGCCGCGATGCGAGACGTCCCGCGGCACCTCTTCGTTTCGCCTTCGTCCCGCGCGAAGGCGTATGAACCGTATCCTCTGCCCATCGGGGAGGGGCAGACGATCTCGCAACCGTACATCGTAGGCTTCATGACGCAGATCCTGCGTCTCAAGGAGACCGACCGCGTTCTCGAGGTGGGAACCGGGTCCGGCTATCAGGCGGCGGTCGCCGCGAAGCTCGCTGCGGAGGTCTACTCCGTGGAGATCCTCGAATCCCTGGCCGCCCGCAGCCGACGGACCCTCTCGGACCTCGGGTTCCGCAACGTTGTCGTCCGGCAGGGGGACGGGTATTACGGCTGGGAGGAGAAGGCGCCCTTCGACGCCATCATCGTGACCTGTGCGGGGGGACACGTTCCCCCGTCTCTTCTGCGCCAGTTGGGGAAGGGGGGGCGGATGATCATGCCCGTCGGCGGGCCCTTCATGACCCAGAACCTCGTCTTCATCGAGAAGGACGCCCAAGGCTCGATTACGCATAGAAATGTTCTTCCCGTCGCCTTCGTCCGCCTCCTTGGCCACTGA
- a CDS encoding class I SAM-dependent methyltransferase, producing MIKEQMERIYRDIPLDKIPWNIKTPPEILVTTVTTNTAKTCKVIELGCGAGNYVIHFSKLGYDCTGVDISENAIRLAGISASTAGVDCRLIVADVTGDLSKWVSTFDFVYDWELLHHIFPEDREKYVDNVHRLLNAGGRYLSVCFSEEDPQFGGSGKYRKTPLGTVLYFSSEKEMELLFRKRFVICDLETIDIEGKNAVHKAIYAFMKKK from the coding sequence ATGATCAAGGAACAAATGGAAAGAATATACCGGGACATTCCACTCGATAAGATACCGTGGAATATAAAGACCCCGCCGGAAATCTTGGTAACGACGGTAACGACAAATACAGCCAAGACTTGCAAAGTCATCGAATTGGGGTGTGGAGCGGGGAACTACGTAATACATTTTTCGAAACTGGGCTACGATTGCACAGGCGTAGACATCTCCGAAAACGCCATTCGCCTGGCGGGAATCTCGGCATCGACGGCTGGAGTTGACTGCAGGCTCATCGTTGCGGATGTGACGGGGGACCTGTCGAAATGGGTTTCCACGTTCGATTTTGTGTACGACTGGGAACTTCTGCACCATATTTTCCCGGAGGACAGGGAGAAATATGTCGATAACGTTCATCGCCTGTTGAATGCCGGCGGACGATATCTGTCGGTGTGTTTCAGCGAAGAGGACCCTCAATTCGGAGGCTCCGGAAAATACAGGAAAACCCCACTGGGCACGGTCCTGTATTTTTCGTCGGAAAAAGAGATGGAGTTGCTGTTCAGGAAACGTTTCGTGATCTGCGATCTGGAAACGATCGATATCGAGGGTAAGAATGCTGTTCATAAGGCGATTTACGCGTTCATGAAAAAGAAATGA
- a CDS encoding DUF2779 domain-containing protein, with amino-acid sequence MSPPDKPSYLSKSLYTRGLQCHKSLYLHKYHPELRGEPTPELEALWKSGHEVGDFAHMLFPGGVVVPFDGLTKEEQLAKTREEIDRGTKAIYEATFSFDDVFVKADIIVRNHGYWDLYEVKSSTSVKEHHWDDVAVQYYVLSGCGLPIHKAYLVHINNGYVRDGDIVPEELFVLQDITGIVKEKQASIPDTLAEMRAMLRGTMPEIDIGPHCSDPYDCDFMDFCWQHVPEHSVFSLRGRGIDPWELYRQGVIKLEDVPLDSLNLMQRMQTEYFLDRKSHADPAKIRGFLKKVSYPVCFLDFETFGSGIPLFDGTRPYQQVPFQYSLHRIDAEGEEARHFEYLAQPGVDPRVEIAEKLPGEIPFGACVIAYNMAFEKRVLRELGESIPMLRKRLNAVIEGMIDLMEPFKRRDIYHWRMNGSYSLKSVLPVLVPEMTYEGLEISDGAMASEAYFTMETIADPSERSRLRAALLEYCKQDTLGLVRLLEKMRAIAAQE; translated from the coding sequence ATGTCCCCGCCCGACAAGCCTTCCTACCTGAGCAAGTCGCTGTACACCCGCGGGCTCCAGTGCCACAAATCCCTGTATCTCCACAAGTACCATCCCGAACTCCGGGGGGAGCCCACGCCGGAGCTCGAGGCGCTCTGGAAAAGCGGGCACGAGGTTGGCGATTTCGCCCACATGCTGTTCCCCGGGGGAGTCGTCGTTCCCTTCGACGGGCTGACCAAGGAGGAGCAGCTGGCGAAGACCCGCGAGGAGATCGACCGCGGCACGAAGGCCATCTACGAGGCGACCTTCTCCTTCGACGACGTCTTCGTGAAGGCGGACATCATCGTCCGGAACCACGGCTACTGGGACCTGTACGAAGTGAAGAGCTCCACCTCCGTGAAGGAGCATCACTGGGACGACGTCGCGGTCCAGTATTACGTCCTCTCCGGGTGCGGGCTCCCCATCCACAAGGCGTATCTCGTGCACATCAACAACGGGTACGTGCGGGACGGGGACATCGTCCCGGAGGAGCTGTTCGTCCTCCAGGACATCACCGGAATCGTGAAGGAGAAGCAGGCGTCCATCCCCGACACGCTTGCCGAGATGCGGGCGATGCTGCGGGGAACGATGCCGGAGATCGACATCGGGCCCCACTGCAGCGACCCGTACGATTGCGACTTCATGGACTTCTGCTGGCAGCACGTGCCCGAACATTCCGTCTTCTCCCTGCGGGGGCGGGGGATCGACCCGTGGGAGCTGTACCGGCAGGGCGTCATCAAGCTGGAGGACGTCCCGCTCGATTCGCTCAACCTGATGCAGAGAATGCAGACCGAGTATTTCCTGGACAGGAAGTCGCACGCGGATCCCGCGAAGATCCGGGGGTTCCTCAAGAAAGTGTCGTATCCGGTCTGCTTCCTCGACTTCGAGACGTTCGGCTCCGGCATCCCGCTGTTCGACGGGACCCGGCCGTACCAGCAGGTGCCGTTCCAATACTCCCTCCACCGCATCGACGCGGAAGGGGAGGAGGCAAGGCACTTCGAATACCTGGCGCAGCCCGGCGTGGACCCCCGGGTGGAGATCGCGGAAAAGCTGCCGGGCGAGATCCCCTTCGGCGCGTGCGTGATCGCCTACAACATGGCGTTCGAGAAACGGGTGCTGAGGGAGCTGGGGGAATCCATCCCGATGCTCCGCAAACGCCTGAACGCGGTGATCGAGGGGATGATCGACCTGATGGAGCCGTTCAAGCGGCGGGACATCTACCACTGGCGGATGAACGGCTCGTACTCGCTGAAATCCGTCCTTCCGGTCCTCGTGCCGGAGATGACGTACGAAGGCCTGGAGATCAGCGACGGGGCGATGGCGTCGGAGGCGTACTTCACCATGGAAACCATCGCGGACCCTTCGGAGCGTTCCAGGCTGCGCGCGGCGTTGCTCGAATATTGCAAACAGGACACCTTGGGGCTCGTCCGTCTGCTGGAGAAGATGCGGGCCATCGCGGCACAGGAGTAA
- a CDS encoding rhodanese-like domain-containing protein: MGLFDYFKPVSSWTAEEVRAFLRDRSAESYNLIDVRQPAEYESGHLPGARLLPIAELPGRLDDLDRSKPTITY; this comes from the coding sequence TTGGGATTATTCGACTATTTCAAACCCGTTTCCAGCTGGACCGCCGAGGAGGTCCGCGCCTTCCTTCGGGATAGGAGCGCCGAATCGTACAACCTGATCGACGTGCGACAGCCGGCGGAGTACGAGAGCGGGCACCTTCCAGGGGCCCGGCTCCTCCCGATCGCGGAACTGCCGGGTCGCCTCGATGACCTCGACCGGTCCAAGCCGACCATCACCTATTGA
- a CDS encoding DinB family protein, whose translation MGERTNNLAERFKALNNEMIAFVENCSDENWRKACPGEGWTVGVVARHVAASHYGALGLVKMIVAGEKLPDLTGAAIDRMNLKHADKHRDCTRAEVLKTLRENGGSAVDYMAGLGDADLDRIGHVAAAGGDLTVEQIIENILLRSAGEHLDHAKAATGG comes from the coding sequence ATGGGCGAACGAACCAACAATTTGGCGGAGCGCTTCAAGGCCCTCAACAATGAGATGATCGCATTCGTGGAGAACTGCTCCGACGAGAATTGGCGGAAGGCGTGTCCGGGGGAAGGATGGACGGTGGGCGTGGTCGCCCGACACGTCGCCGCAAGTCATTACGGCGCGCTGGGCCTGGTGAAGATGATCGTCGCCGGGGAGAAGCTGCCGGATCTCACCGGGGCCGCGATCGACCGGATGAACCTCAAACATGCCGACAAACACCGCGACTGCACCCGGGCCGAGGTGCTTAAAACCCTGCGCGAGAACGGCGGATCCGCCGTCGATTACATGGCGGGACTCGGCGACGCCGACCTCGATCGCATCGGCCATGTCGCCGCGGCAGGCGGCGATCTGACCGTCGAACAGATCATCGAGAACATCCTCCTTCGTTCCGCCGGCGAGCACCTCGACCACGCGAAAGCCGCAACCGGCGGTTAG
- a CDS encoding ferritin family protein — protein sequence MAGGIDAWNGLVAGGAYEAGLAYFSRASRAEELISLSFALEEGNRAFYERISQNLKGEEAASIFRSMERAEERHKDTLRELHARISGKGGNPPYPEGMEAGGFLEGGAPLKETLAWAEGKTLEEILELAIAMEANALDRYIKMGRAVADERSREVFLALSREERNHLERMTSLLDR from the coding sequence ATGGCGGGAGGGATCGACGCCTGGAACGGCCTCGTGGCGGGAGGGGCATATGAGGCAGGCCTTGCGTACTTCTCCCGGGCGTCACGGGCCGAAGAGCTGATTTCGCTGTCCTTCGCTCTCGAGGAGGGGAATCGCGCCTTCTACGAGCGCATTTCCCAAAATCTGAAGGGGGAGGAAGCCGCCTCGATCTTCCGGTCGATGGAACGGGCGGAGGAGCGGCACAAGGACACCCTTCGGGAACTTCACGCCCGGATCTCCGGGAAGGGCGGAAACCCCCCGTACCCGGAAGGGATGGAGGCGGGAGGATTTCTGGAGGGAGGGGCTCCGTTGAAGGAGACGCTCGCGTGGGCCGAAGGAAAGACGCTGGAGGAGATCCTCGAACTCGCCATCGCGATGGAGGCGAACGCCCTGGACCGGTACATCAAGATGGGGAGGGCGGTCGCGGACGAACGGTCCAGAGAGGTCTTCCTGGCGCTCTCCCGGGAAGAACGGAACCACCTGGAGCGGATGACCTCCTTGCTGGACCGGTAG
- a CDS encoding zinc-dependent alcohol dehydrogenase family protein produces the protein MARIVRFHQTGGPEVLRIEEVAPSPPGEGEVRIAVKAIGLNRAESMYRQGLHPEAPNLPSRLGYEAAGTVEAVGAGVTRLKVGDRVSTIPAFSMGKYGVYGDSVVVPSDAVSSLPGNLSFEEGASIWVAYLTAYGALVEHGELRKGQHVLITAASSSVGYSALQVVRAAGGVSIATTRKPEKAEMLRQAGADHVIVTGKEDLAARVMEITEGRGADLIFDAVAGPSIEVLAAAAAREATIFVYGLLSMKPTPFPLTVALQKGLNLRGYTVFEIISVPERMERARKYIYDGLKSGALWPVIDRIFRPLESIAEAHRYLESNQQNGKIVVTV, from the coding sequence ATGGCGAGGATCGTCCGATTTCACCAGACCGGCGGGCCCGAGGTGCTCCGGATCGAGGAGGTGGCGCCTTCGCCGCCAGGGGAAGGCGAGGTCCGGATCGCCGTCAAGGCGATCGGGCTGAACCGCGCGGAATCCATGTATCGGCAAGGATTGCACCCCGAAGCCCCGAACCTTCCCTCCCGCCTCGGGTACGAGGCGGCGGGTACCGTCGAGGCCGTCGGGGCGGGGGTCACCCGCCTGAAGGTCGGGGACCGCGTCAGCACGATCCCCGCTTTTTCCATGGGGAAGTACGGCGTCTACGGGGATTCCGTCGTCGTCCCGTCCGACGCCGTTTCGTCGCTCCCGGGAAATCTCTCGTTCGAGGAAGGGGCCTCCATCTGGGTAGCGTACCTGACCGCCTACGGCGCCCTCGTCGAGCACGGCGAACTCCGGAAGGGGCAACACGTGCTGATCACCGCTGCCAGCAGCAGCGTCGGCTACTCCGCCCTACAGGTTGTCCGGGCCGCCGGGGGCGTCTCCATCGCCACCACACGGAAACCGGAAAAGGCGGAGATGCTGCGACAGGCCGGAGCCGATCACGTGATCGTCACCGGAAAGGAGGACCTCGCGGCGCGCGTCATGGAGATCACGGAAGGGCGGGGGGCCGACCTCATCTTCGACGCGGTCGCCGGGCCTTCCATTGAGGTCCTGGCCGCCGCCGCCGCGCGGGAGGCCACCATCTTCGTATACGGCCTCCTGAGCATGAAGCCCACCCCGTTCCCGCTGACCGTGGCGCTACAGAAAGGGTTGAACCTCCGCGGATACACCGTGTTCGAGATCATCTCCGTGCCGGAACGCATGGAGCGGGCGAGGAAATACATTTACGACGGGCTGAAGTCGGGGGCGCTCTGGCCGGTCATCGACCGGATCTTCCGCCCGCTCGAAAGCATCGCCGAGGCCCACCGCTACCTGGAATCGAACCAGCAGAACGGGAAAATCGTCGTCACGGTGTGA
- a CDS encoding DUF169 domain-containing protein, with amino-acid sequence MDRERKEDFLNRWKKYFGGAELPITCWYTDDERVADRAEPTDVRRCFLADLAKIRKGESLRFDIATIGCSGGKRYLGFTHDVMPNFEHFLSCGIPGILEGERYKKSPGLVKEYETRSPSFTAPARHIVFKRWDRLEDADAPQVVIFFAPPDVLSGLFTLASFDEADLNAVYCPFCAGCGSIVKYPFIEKDASHPRAVLGMFDVSARPFVPGSTLSFAIPMNKFAAMIDNMDESFLVTRSWKAVRRRMG; translated from the coding sequence ATGGACAGGGAACGGAAGGAAGACTTCTTGAATCGGTGGAAGAAATATTTCGGCGGTGCGGAGCTGCCCATCACCTGCTGGTATACCGACGACGAGAGGGTGGCCGATCGTGCGGAGCCGACGGACGTCCGCCGGTGCTTTCTCGCGGACCTTGCGAAGATCCGTAAGGGAGAAAGCCTGCGTTTCGACATCGCTACGATAGGCTGCAGCGGCGGGAAGCGCTACCTGGGCTTCACGCACGACGTCATGCCGAACTTCGAACACTTTCTCTCGTGCGGTATCCCGGGCATCCTGGAGGGCGAACGTTATAAGAAATCTCCCGGGCTGGTGAAGGAGTACGAAACGCGCTCGCCTTCCTTCACGGCGCCGGCCCGCCACATCGTATTCAAGCGATGGGATAGACTCGAGGATGCCGATGCCCCTCAGGTGGTCATCTTCTTCGCCCCTCCGGATGTTCTTTCGGGACTTTTCACTCTGGCTTCCTTCGACGAGGCCGACCTGAATGCCGTGTATTGCCCATTCTGCGCCGGCTGCGGCTCCATCGTGAAATACCCTTTTATCGAGAAGGATGCGTCCCACCCGAGGGCCGTTCTCGGCATGTTCGACGTTTCCGCCAGGCCCTTCGTCCCCGGCTCGACGCTGAGCTTTGCCATTCCGATGAACAAGTTTGCCGCCATGATCGACAATATGGACGAGAGCTTTCTCGTCACAAGATCCTGGAAGGCGGTCCGGCGGCGCATGGGATAG
- a CDS encoding class I SAM-dependent methyltransferase: MTAALQMIMVMLGIALGMPATAHADEVPYVTTPTAVVDAMLSIAGVGDKDYLFDLGSGDGRIVIAAAKQFHARAVGIEYDGTLVAQSLESAAREGVSDRVEFLQQDIFASDFRNATVLTMYLLPEVNLDLRPRILFELRPGTRVVSHDWDMGDWEPDDRRVIPAPGKTVWPLTESRVYLWIVPARVAGYWRGTLAGPDGEEPVVIEFAQRYQKASATVWLRRWTLAGNGRIRGDSVSVRLDRSSWKPGAAPLQFTLRVEEGRIEGEALDGRERFLLRANRLVD, encoded by the coding sequence ATGACGGCAGCTTTGCAGATGATCATGGTCATGCTCGGGATCGCACTTGGCATGCCGGCGACGGCGCATGCGGATGAGGTCCCCTACGTGACGACGCCGACCGCCGTCGTCGATGCCATGTTGTCCATCGCCGGGGTTGGAGACAAGGACTACCTGTTCGACCTCGGCTCGGGCGACGGCCGCATCGTCATCGCGGCCGCCAAACAGTTCCACGCGCGGGCGGTGGGGATCGAATACGACGGGACACTGGTCGCGCAGAGCCTGGAGAGCGCTGCGCGCGAAGGCGTGTCGGACCGGGTGGAATTCCTCCAGCAGGACATTTTCGCATCGGACTTCCGCAATGCCACGGTCCTGACGATGTACCTGCTGCCGGAAGTCAACCTCGATCTCCGTCCGCGGATCCTGTTCGAACTGCGGCCGGGCACTCGCGTCGTGTCGCACGATTGGGACATGGGGGATTGGGAGCCCGACGACCGACGGGTGATCCCTGCGCCCGGAAAGACGGTCTGGCCCTTGACGGAGAGCAGGGTGTATCTATGGATCGTGCCTGCGCGGGTCGCAGGCTATTGGCGCGGCACGCTCGCGGGTCCGGACGGGGAGGAGCCGGTGGTGATCGAGTTCGCGCAACGCTACCAGAAGGCGTCGGCGACCGTGTGGCTTCGCCGTTGGACCCTGGCGGGTAACGGCCGCATTCGCGGCGACAGCGTGTCCGTCCGTCTCGACCGGTCGTCGTGGAAGCCCGGAGCGGCTCCGCTCCAGTTTACCCTGCGGGTCGAAGAAGGCCGCATCGAGGGCGAGGCGCTGGATGGCCGGGAACGCTTCCTCCTGCGCGCGAACCGCCTTGTGGATTAG
- a CDS encoding FAD-dependent oxidoreductase, with the protein MPKHLVFVGGGHAHLTALMNLRDTVRAGHRATLIGPSPYHYYSGMGPGLLSGIYRPAEARFHVKKMAQDRGATFIEDRVVLVDPVRRALVLGSGVEVRYDAVSFNTGSEVPLDLLHPSGDDVFPVKPIENLLAARRRIREADAGKRFRVIVVGGGSAAVEIAANLGHLGMETGRIEGITLVSRSTVLGDFPEEARAQARGALARWGVETIEGVAAESIADRRVRLENGADLEGDMVFVATGIRPSPLFRKSGLPTGADGGLLVNEYLQCIGPPELFGGGDCVSLAGSPLARVGVYAVRQNRPLHRNLSAFLEGRPLQRFDPGGDFLLILNLGDRKGLFRRKEIVWSGRLAFRLKEYLDRRFMRKFQVSGELRESREE; encoded by the coding sequence ATGCCGAAGCACCTCGTATTCGTGGGCGGCGGCCACGCCCACCTCACTGCGTTGATGAACCTGCGGGATACCGTGCGAGCCGGTCACCGGGCCACGTTGATCGGCCCTTCCCCGTATCACTACTATTCCGGAATGGGTCCCGGCCTGCTCTCCGGCATCTATCGGCCCGCCGAGGCCCGCTTCCACGTGAAAAAGATGGCGCAGGACCGGGGGGCAACGTTTATCGAGGACCGCGTGGTCCTGGTGGATCCCGTCCGGCGCGCCCTGGTCCTCGGTTCGGGAGTCGAGGTCCGGTACGACGCCGTCTCCTTCAACACGGGGAGCGAGGTTCCGTTGGATCTCCTCCATCCCTCCGGCGATGACGTTTTTCCCGTCAAGCCGATCGAGAACCTCCTTGCCGCGCGAAGGAGGATCCGGGAAGCCGACGCCGGGAAGAGGTTTCGCGTCATCGTTGTGGGCGGGGGGTCCGCGGCCGTCGAAATCGCCGCGAACCTGGGGCACCTCGGGATGGAAACGGGCAGGATCGAAGGGATCACTCTCGTATCCCGCTCGACCGTGCTCGGCGATTTCCCCGAGGAGGCGCGCGCGCAGGCGCGAGGGGCCCTCGCCCGGTGGGGCGTCGAAACGATCGAGGGGGTTGCCGCGGAATCGATCGCCGATCGAAGGGTCCGGTTGGAGAACGGCGCGGATCTCGAGGGCGACATGGTGTTCGTCGCGACCGGGATCCGTCCATCCCCGCTCTTCCGGAAATCAGGCCTCCCCACGGGCGCGGACGGGGGGCTGCTGGTCAACGAGTACCTGCAGTGCATCGGTCCCCCGGAACTGTTCGGGGGCGGCGATTGCGTCTCCCTGGCGGGATCCCCGCTGGCCCGGGTCGGCGTCTACGCCGTGCGTCAGAACCGCCCCCTCCACCGGAACCTGTCGGCGTTTCTCGAGGGGAGGCCCCTTCAACGGTTCGACCCCGGAGGCGACTTTCTCCTGATCTTGAACCTCGGAGACCGGAAGGGTCTTTTCCGGCGGAAAGAGATCGTCTGGAGCGGGCGGCTTGCCTTCCGGCTGAAAGAGTACCTCGACAGGAGATTCATGCGAAAATTCCAGGTGTCCGGGGAACTCCGCGAATCGCGGGAGGAGTGA